A window of the Candida orthopsilosis Co 90-125, chromosome 1 draft sequence genome harbors these coding sequences:
- a CDS encoding Smp3 mannosyltransferase of glycosylphosphatidylinositol (GPI) biosynthesis, translated as MLSMDVNMYLLTTLIRNASEKKNTFLNLVWKIDMINIINWRNIYLLTIPLRIVFTLSNSYIHPDEHFQSLEVLTNKILGFETNIPWEFENPAPARSYSPLYIIYGPILYFIKSLNLELSPIQIWYILRLQNCLLSWLVTDFCLYWMLPVKHERIKAVFFTSTSFVTLVFQNHLFSNSIETLLLVSTIYIVDDLRYIQEHPDLHGVKKTTSLFVLGMLVSIGVFNRITFPAFLILPGWFVLTYIVSHLPSVILLVLGFIIPSIAFVLFDTWMYQSKDFVVTPLNNLLYNVNVDNLELHGLHPLYTHVLVNLPQILGPGILSFISKRYWKTTPFLSVTSGLLFLSLIPHQELRFLIPILPLCCCCFDLTQKWVSPYLIYVWYLFNLTMSLLMGVFHQGGVVPILSYIRENELKGTQIWWHTYSPPPWLLGSHSVETTSLDGVKRYDKDYIIIDAMGSDLEQVEASLYKREEPVYLITPIASFHNFNDSRFKPVYNYTYHIDLDHLDWRNFQLGLGMYELIL; from the coding sequence ATGCTTTCGATGGATGTGAATATGTATCTCCTAACCACCTTAATACGAAACGCGTCtgagaaaaaaaacacATTCTTGAATCTAGTCTGGAAAATAGACATGAtaaatatcatcaactggAGAAATATCTACCTATTAACCATTCCATTGCGAATTGTCTTTACATTATCAAACTCATACATACACCCCGATGAACATTTTCAGTCCCTAGAAGTTCTTACAAACAAGATACTTGGTTTTGAAACGAATATACCTTGggaatttgaaaatcctGCACCCGCAAGGAGTTATAGTCCATTGTATATCATATATGGTCCTATATTgtacttcatcaaaagcCTTAACTTGGAGTTGTCTCCAATACAGATTTGGTATATACTTCGATTACAAAATTGTCTTCTTAGTTGGTTGGTTACGGATTTTTGCTTGTATTGGATGTTACCAGTGAAACATGAACGAATTAAGGCTGTATTTTTCACACTGACTTCATTTGTAACGTTGGTGTTCCAAAACcatttgttttcaaatagTATCGAgacattgttgttggtgtcTACTATTTATATCGTTGATGACTTGAGATATATTCAAGAGCATCCAGATTTACATGGTGTAAAAAAAACCACCTCCTTGTTTGTGTTGGGAATGTTGGTGTCAATTGGTGTATTCAATAGAATTACATTTCCGGCATTCTTGATTCTTCCTGGTTGGTTTGTACTAACTTACATTGTCAGTCATTTGCCATCGGTAATACTTTTGGTGTTGGGATTTATTATTCCATCCATTGCATTTGTACTATTCGACACTTGGATGTATCAgtcaaaagattttgtcGTCACAccattgaacaatttaCTTTATAACGTGAATGTGGATAATTTGGAGCTACACGGTCTACACCCTTTGTACACACATGTACTTGTTAATTTACCCCAGATACTCGGTCCAGGCATATTATCCTTCATTTCGAAAAGGTATTGGAAAACAACCCCATTTTTATCAGTTACAAGCGGTCTCTTATTTCTTTCGTTGATTCCACATCAAGAGCTTCGATTTCTTATTCCTATTTTACCATTgtgctgctgttgttttgatttgacCCAAAAATGGGTCTCACCTTACTTGATCTATGTGTGGTATTTATTCAACTTAACTATGTCCTTATTAATGGGTGTGTTTCATCAAGGTGGAGTCGTTCCTATATTAAGCTACATACGTGAAAACGAATTGAAAGGCACTCAAATTTGGTGGCACACCTACTCCCCTCCACCTTGGTTGTTGGGAAGTCATTCTGTTGAAACAACCTCGTTAGATGGAGTCAAAAGATATGACAAAGACTATATTATAATTGATGCGATGGGGCTGGACTTAGAACAAGTCGAGGCTTCATTGTATAAAAGAGAGGAGCCAGTGTATTTGATCACTCCGATTGCTTCATTTcataatttcaatgataGTCGCTTCAAACCAGTTTACAATTACACATATCATATCGATTTAGATCATTTAGACTGGCGCAATTTTCAGCTAGGCTTGGGCATGTATGAACTAATTCTATAA
- a CDS encoding Pr26 protein (protein with similarity to proteosomal 26S regulatory subunit of S. cerevisiae, H. sapiens, Methanobacterium thermoautotrophicum (Archaebacterium)) — protein sequence MTSIDGNPDIFLRHKALLKELNLIKIQEEYIKDEQRHLKRELIRAQEEVKRIKSVPLVIGQFLEPIDENTGIVSSTTGSNYVVRILSTLDRELLKPSSSVALHRHSNALVDILPPEADSSISIVGENEKPDVTYADIGGLDMQKQEIVESVELPLEQSHLYSQIGIDPPRGVLLYGPPGTGKTMLVKAVANATKASFIRINGSEFVQKYLGEGPRMVRDVFRLARENSPAIIFIDEIDAIATKRFDAQTGADREVQRILLELLNQMDGFDQTSNVKVIMATNRADTLDPALLRPGRLDRKIEFPNLKDRRERRLIFTTIASKMSLAPEVDLDSLIIRNDPLSGAVIAAIMQEAGLRAVRKNRYMILQSDLEEAYSSQVKTGTEHDKFEFYK from the coding sequence ATGACCAGTATCGACGGGAACCCTGATATATTCTTGCGCCATAAAGCTCTATTGAAAGAGCTCAACTTGATCAAGATACAAGAAGAATACATAAAAGATGAGCAACGTCACTTGAAACGAGAATTGATTCGAGCACAAGAAGAAGTCAAAAGAATTAAATCAGTGCCTTTAGTAATTGGTCAATTCTTGGAACCTATAGATGAAAATACCGGTATTGTTTCATCAACGACTGGATCAAACTACGTAGTGCGTATTTTATCCACTTTGGATCgtgaattgttgaaaccaTCATCGTCTGTTGCATTACATCGTCATTCCAATGCATTGGTTGATATTTTACCTCCAGAAGCAGACTCTTCTATTTCCATTGTTGGAGAAAACGAAAAGCCCGATGTGACGTATGCCGATATTGGTGGTCTAGATATGCAAAAGCAAGAAATTGTCGAATCAGTGGAGTTGCCATTAGAGCAATCGCATTTGTATAGTCAAATTGGTATAGACCCTCCACGAGGTGTATTGTTATATGGTCCACCAGGAACTGGTAAGACGATGTTGGTTAAAGCTGTTGCCAATGCTACAAAGGCTTCATTTATAAGAATCAATGGTTCCGagtttgttcaaaaatatcTCGGTGAAGGTCCGAGAATGGTTAGAGATGTATTCAGATTAGCTAGAGAGAATTCACCAGCAATaattttcattgatgagATAGATGCAATTGCGacaaaaagatttgatgCCCAAACTGGTGCTGATCGTGAAGTTCAAAGAATcttgttggaattgttaAACCAAATGGATGGGTTTGACCAAACGTCAAATGTCAAGGTTATTATGGCAACTAATAGAGCCGATACGTTGGATCCTGCGTTGTTGAGGCCGGGTAGATTGGACAGAAAGATTGAATTTCCAAACTTGAAGGATAGAAGGGAAAGAAGGTTGATATTCACCACTATCGCATCAAAGATGTCCTTGGCTCCAGAAGTCGACTTGGACTCGCTTATAATAAGAAATGATCCGTTATCAGGTGCCGTGATAGCGGCCATCATGCAAGAAGCTGGTTTGAGAGCGGTGAGAAAAAATAGATATATGATTTTACAAAGTGATTTGGAAGAGGCATACAGTTCACAAGTCAAGACAGGAACTGAGCATGACAAATTTGAGTTCTATaaataa
- a CDS encoding Idh2 mitochondrial NAD-isocitrate dehydrogenase subunit, giving the protein MLRQIAKSIPLRSVTGPSLTRSFIAGQFTGKRKENGNYTVTLIEGDGIGPEISQAVKDIYAAANVPIEWEPVDVTPLLIDGKTTLPQEAVDSVNRNLVALKGPLATPVGKGHTSMNLTLRRTFNLFANVRPCKSIVGYDTPYKNVDTVLIRENTEGEYSGIEHTIVPGVVQSIKLITKPASEKVIRYAFEYAKSINKPHVVVVHKASIMKLSDGLFVNTAKEVAQEYPDVKLGFELLDNTSLRLTQDPGLYKDVVMVMPNLYGDIMSDLSSGLIGGLGLTPSGNMGNTVSIFEAVHGSAPDIAGKGLANPTALLLSSCMMLRHMSLNSDAEKIETAVLKTIASGPENRTGDLKGTATTQRFTEEVIKNL; this is encoded by the coding sequence ATGTTGAGACAAATTGCTAAATCTATTCCACTTAGATCAGTTACTGGTCCATCATTAACTAGATCATTCATCGCTGGTCAATTTACCGGTAAAAGAAAGGAGAACGGTAATTACACCGTTACTTTGATTGAGGGTGATGGTATTGGTCCAGAAATTTCACAAGCAGTTAAAGATATTTACGCTGCTGCTAATGTTCCAATTGAATGGGAACCAGTTGATGTCACTCCATTATTGATTGATGGAAAAACTACTTTACCACAAGAAGCCGTTGATTCAGTAAATAGAAACTTGGTTGCTTTGAAAGGTCCTTTGGCTACACCAGTTGGTAAGGGCCACACATCAATGAACTTGACTTTAAGAAGAACTTTCAACTTATTTGCCAACGTCAGACCATGTAAATCTATTGTTGGTTACGACACTCCATACAAGAATGTTGATACCGTTTTGATTAGAGAAAATACCGAGGGTGAGTACTCTGGTATTGAACACACCATTGTCCCAGGTGTCGTTCAGTCAATCAAATTAATTACCAAACCTGCATCTGAAAAAGTTATTAGATACGCTTTTGAATACGccaaatcaatcaacaaacctcatgttgttgttgttcacAAGGCTTCAATCATGAAATTGTCTGATGGTTTGTTTGTCAACACTGCTAAAGAAGTTGCCCAAGAATACCCAGATGTCAAATTGGGATTTGAATTATTGGACAACACTTCATTGAGATTAACTCAAGACCCAGGTTTGTACAAGGATGTTGTTATGGTTATGCCTAATTTGTATGGTGATATCATGTCAGATTTGTCTTCTGGTTTGATTGGTGGTTTAGGTTTGACTCCGTCCGGTAATATGGGTAACACTGTTTCTATTTTCGAAGCTGTCCATGGTTCTGCTCCAGACATTGCTGGTAAGGGATTGGCTAACCCAACTGCTTTGTTATTGTCATCATGTATGATGTTGAGACACATGTCCTTGAACAGTGATgctgaaaagattgaaactGCTGTCTTGAAGACTATTGCTTCTGGTCCAGAAAACAGAACTGGTGACTTGAAGGGTACTGCCACTACTCAACGTTTTACTGAAGAAGTTATCAAGAACTTGTAA
- a CDS encoding Eft2 Elongation Factor 2 (eEF2) — protein sequence MVAFTIEQIRDLMDKVTNVRNMSVIAHVDHGKSTLTDSLVQKAGIISAGKAGEARFMDTRKDEQERGITIKSTAISLYAGMTDEDVKDIKQKTEGNSFLINLIDSPGHVDFSSEVTAALRVTDGALVVVDTVEGVCVQTETVLRQALGERIKPVVIINKVDRALLELQVTKEDLYQSFARTVESVNVIISTYVDPVLGDAQVFPDKGTVAFGSGLHGWAFTVRQFATKYSKKFGVDRSKMMERLWGDSYFNPKTKKWTNKDKDADGKPLERAFNMFVLDPIFRLFGAIMNFKKDEIPVLLEKLEINLKSDEKELEGKALLKVVMRKFLPAADALLEMIVLHLPSPVTAQHYRAETLYEGPSDDAICNAIRNCDPKADLMLYVSKMVPTSDKGRFYAFGRVFAGTVKSGQKVRIQGPNYQVGKKEDLFIKSIQRTVLMMGRNVEQIDDCPAGNIVGLVGIDQFLLKSGTITTNESAHNLKVMKFSVSPVVQVAVEVKNANDLPKLVEGLKRLSKSDPCVLTSMNESGEHIVAATGELHLEICLSDLENDHAGVPIRVSPPVVSYRETVEAESSMVALSKSPNKHNRIYVKAQPIDEEVSLDIENGVINPRDDFKARARILADKHGWDVTDARKIWCFGPDGNGPNLVVDQTKAVQYLNEIKDSVVAAFQWATKEGPIFGENCRSVRINILDVTLHADAIHRGGGQIIPTMRRVTYASMLLAEPAIQEPVFLVEIQCPENAIGGIYSVLNKKRGQVISEEQRPGTPLFTVKAYLPVNESFGFTGELRQATGGQAFPQLIFDHWSILNGDVKDPSSKPGLIVKEKRERQGLKPEVPDYTEYYDKL from the exons ATGG TTGCTTTCACTATTGAACAAATCCGTGACTTGATGGACAAGGTTACCAATGTGCGTAACATGTCCGTCATTGCTCACGTCGATCACGGTAAATCTACTTTGACCGATTCATTGGTCCAAAAGGCCGGTATTATTTCAGCTGGTAAGGCTGGTGAAGCCAGATTTATGGATACCAGAAAGGATGAACAAGAAAGAGGTATCACCATCAAATCTACTGCTATCTCATTGTATGCTGGTATGAccgatgaagatgttaaGGacattaaacaaaagacTGAAGGTAACTCATTTTTGATTAACTTGATTGATTCCCCAGGTCACGTTGATTTCTCATCAGAAGTCACTGCTGCTTTGAGAGTCACTGATGGTGCTTTGGTTGTCGTTGATACCGTTGAAGGTGTCTGTGTCCAAACCGAAACTGTCTTGAGACAAGCTTTGGGTGAAAGAATTAAGCCAGTtgttatcatcaacaaggTTGATAGAGCTTTGTTGGAATTGCAAGTCACCAAGGAAGATTTGTACCAATCTTTTGCCAGAACTGTTGAATCCGTTAACGTTATCATTTCCACTTACGTTGACCCAGTTTTGGGTGACGCTCAAGTTTTCCCAGACAAGGGAACTGTTGCTTTCGGTTCCGGTTTGCACGGTTGGGCTTTCACTGTTAGACAATTTGCTACCAAGTACTCCAAGAAGTTCGGTGTTGACAGATCAAAGATGATGGAAAGATTGTGGGGAGACTCATACTTTAACCCAAAGACCAAGAAATGGACCAACAAAGACAAGGATGCTGATGGAAAACCATTGGAAAGAGCTTTCAACATGTTTGTTTTGGACCCAATCTTCAGATTGTTCGGTGCCATCATGAACTTCAAAAAGGATGAAATTCCAgttttgttggaaaaattggaaatcaacttgaaatctgatgaaaaagaattggaaggTAAAGCTTTGTTGAAGGTTGTTATGAGAAAATTCTTGCCAGCTGCCGATGCTTTGTTGGAAATGATTGTCTTGCACTTGCCATCTCCAGTCACTGCTCAACACTACAGAGCTGAAACTTTGTACGAAGGTCCATCTGACGATGCTATTTGTAACGCTATCAGAAACTGTGACCCTAAAGCTGACTTGATGTTGTACGTCTCCAAGATGGTTCCAACCTCCGATAAAGGTAGATTCTACGCCTTCGGTAGAGTTTTTGCTGGTACGGTCAAGTCTGGTCAAAAAGTTAGAATTCAAGGTCCAAACTATCAAGTTGGTaagaaagaagatttaTTCATCAAATCTATTCAAAGAACCGTTTTGATGATGGGAAGAAACGTCgaacaaattgatgacTGTCCAGCTGGTAACATTGTTGGTTTAGTTGgtattgatcaattcttgttgaaatcaggtaccatcaccaccaacGAGTCCGCTCACAACTTGAAGGTTATGAAATTCTCAGTCTCCCCAGTTGTGCAAGTTGCTGTTGAAGTTAAGAATGCTAACGATTTGccaaaattggttgaaggTTTGAAGAGATTGTCCAAATCAGATCCATGTGTTTTGACCTCCATGAACGAATCCGGTGAACACATTGTTGCTGCCACTGGTGAATTGCACTTGGAAATCTGTTTGTCcgatttggaaaatgacCACGCTGGTGTCCCAATTAGAGTCTCACCACCAGTCGTTTCTTACAGAGAAACTGTTGAAGctgaatcatcaatggttGCTTTGTCCAAATCACCAAACAAGCATAACAGAATCTATGTTAAAGCTCAACCAATTGACGAAGAAGTTTCattggatattgaaaatggtgTTATTAACCCAAGAGATGATTTCAAGGCTAGAGCCAGAATCTTGGCTGACAAGCACGGTTGGGATGTCACTGATGCCAGAAAGATTTGGTGTTTCGGTCCAGATGGTAACGGTCCTAACTTGGTTGTTGATCAAACTAAAGCCGTTCAATACTTGAACGAAATCAAAGATTCTGTCGTTGCCGCTTTCCAATGGGCTACCAAAGAAGGTCCAATCTTTGGTGAAAACTGTAGATCAGTTAGAATTAACATCTTGGATGTTACCTTGCATGCTGATGCTATTCACAGAGGTGGTGGTCAAATCATTCCAACTATGAGAAGGGTTACCTACGCTTCTATGTTGTTGGCTGAACCAGCTATCCAAGAACCAGTctttttggttgaaatCCAATGTCCAGAAAACGCCATTGGTGGTATCTACTCAGTcttgaacaagaagagaGGTCAAGTTATCTCTGAAGAACAAAGACCAGGTACTCCATTGTTCACTGTCAAGGCTTACTTGCCAGTTAACGAATCTTTCGGTTTCACTGGTGAATTGAGACAAGCTACTGGTGGTCAAGCTTTCCCACAATTGATCTTTGATCATTGGTCTATCTTGAATGGTGACGTTAAGGACCCATCATCCAAACCAGGTTTGATTGTCAAGgaaaagagagaaagaCAAGGTTTGAAACCAGAAGTTCCAGACTACACCGAATACTACGATAAATTGTAA
- a CDS encoding Amo1 peroxisomal copper amine oxidase: MERLAQLALHSTSAVGAPQAPAHPLDPLTPQEIKSVSTLVKSKYNNKALNFNTVTLREPIKRAYYEWKEKNGPKPPRIAYFVIVVDGDNGVHEGLVDIGAQQVIEMKHTEGVQPILTPQDLQRTEEIVRNDPEVIRQCELSGLPSNSMDKIYCDAWTIGYDERWGSSKRLQQALMYYRSDEDDSHYSHPFDFCPVVDMNAGKVIYIDIPQRRRPLSKFKHSSFHPKHIAEKFGTKENPSGFRNDNTPINITQPEGVSFKLNGHVMSWSNFNFHIGFNYREGIVLSDMTYNDHGNVRPLFHRISLCEMVVPYGCPDFPHQRKHALDIGEYGAGNCTNPLALGCDCKGVIHYMDAHFPNKDGDAATVKNAICIHEEDDGLLFKHSDFRDDFQTTVTTRGKKLIISQIFTAANYEYCIYWIFRQDGTIKLEIRLTGILNTFVCADDEDIGPWGTKVYPNVNAHNHQHLFSLRLHSRIDGDNNSAATSDARPSPFPTGSNENMYGNAFYCDKKTFNTVKDGITNFESATARTWDIFNPNSVHKYSGKPATYKLVSTFCSPLLAQEGSLVRKRAPWAANHTQVLPYKDDEHGYGLLYPSGDHVAQWSGDGPRGMRKWIGDGSANINNTDIVFFHTFGITHFPAPEDFPVMPTEIFDLQLRPRNIHTENPVLDVKPSYARTTSEVKAGAAGIDTCSLNVDKTSRLATECCKK, encoded by the coding sequence ATGGAGAGATTAGCTCAATTGGCATTACATTCCACTTCGGCAGTTGGTGCACCACAAGCTCCAGCCCACCCATTGGATCCTTTGACCCCACAAGAAATCAAGTCAGTATCTACCCTCGTCAAGAgcaaatacaacaacaaggcTCTCAACTTCAACACAGTTACTTTAAGAGAACCAATCAAGAGAGCCTATTATGAATGGAAGGAAAAGAACGGTCCTAAACCACCTAGAATTGCTTATTTCGTTATTGTGGTTGATGGTGACAATGGGGTTCACGAAGGTTTGGTTGATATTGGTGCTCAACAAGTCATAGAAATGAAACACACTGAGGGAGTTCAACCAATCTTGACTCCACAAGACTTGCAAAGAACTGAGGAAATTGTTCGTAATGATCCAGAAGTTATCAGACAATGTGAATTGAGTGGTTTACCTTCAAACTCGATGGATAAGATCTACTGTGATGCTTGGACTATTGGCTATGATGAGAGATGGGGATCGTCAAAGAGATTGCAACAAGCCTTGATGTACTACAGatcagatgaagatgattcTCACTACTCCCACCCCTTTGATTTCTGTCCTGTGGTGGATATGAATGCTGGTAAAGTTATTTACATTGATATTCcacaaagaagaagaccATTGTCAAAGTTCAAGCACTCAAGCTTCCATCCAAAACATAttgctgaaaaatttggtaCCAAAGAAAACCCATCTGGTTTCAGAAACGACAACACCCCAATCAATATTACTCAACCTGAGGGAGTTTCATTCAAACTTAATGGGCACGTTATGTCGTGGTCTAACTTCAACTTCCATATCGGTTTCAACTATAGGGAAGGTATTGTTTTGAGTGATATGACCTACAACGATCATGGAAATGTGAGACCATTGTTTCACCGTATCTCCCTTTGTGAGATGGTGGTTCCATACGGTTGTCCTGATTTCCCTCATCAAAGAAAGCACGCCTTGGATATTGGTGAATATGGTGCTGGTAACTGTACCAACCCCTTGGCGTTGGGTTGTGATTGTAAGGGGGTTATTCACTACATGGATGCTCATTTCCCAAACAAGGATGGTGATGCGGCAACCGTTAAGAATGCCATTTGCATCcatgaagaagatgatggtTTGCTTTTCAAACATTCCGATTTCAGAGATGATTTTCAAACCACTGTTACTACCAGAggaaagaaattgattatttCACAAATTTTCACTGCTGCCAACTACGAATACTGTATTTATTGGATCTTTAGACAAGACGGAACTattaaattggaaattagATTGACTGGTATATTAAACACCTTTGTTTgtgctgatgatgaagatattggaCCATGGGGTACCAAAGTTTATCCAAATGTCAATGCACACAACCATCAACACTTGTTCTCATTGAGGTTGCATTCTAGAATTGATGGAGATAATAACTCAGCTGCAACAAGTGATGCTAGACCTTCACCATTCCCAACCGGatcaaatgaaaacatGTACGGTAATGCTTTTTACTGTGACAAAAAGACTTTCAACACGGTCAAGGATGGTATCACCAATTTCGAAAGTGCTACAGCTAGAACATGGGATATCTTCAATCCAAACTCTGTCCACAAATATTCTGGTAAGCCGGCAACATACAAATTGGTTTCAACTTTCTGTTCACCATTGTTGGCACAAGAAGGTTCATTGGTGAGAAAGAGAGCACCTTGGGCAGCCAACCACACTCAAGTCCTTCCATACAAGGATGACGAGCATGGATACGGCTTGTTGTATCCATCAGGAGATCATGTAGCTCAATGGAGTGGTGACGGGCCAAGAGGTATGAGAAAATGGATTGGTGATGGATCGGCgaacatcaacaataccgatattgttttcttcCACACATTTGGTATTACTCATTTTCCCGCTCCGGAAGATTTCCCAGTTATGCCAACCGAAATTTTTGACTTGCAATTGAGGCCAAGAAACATTCATACTGAGAACCCAGTATTAGATGTTAAACCATCATATGCTAGAACTACATCGGAGGTCAAAGCTGGAGCTGCTGGAATTGACACGTGCAGTTTGAATGTTGACAAGACTTCGAGGTTGGCTACTGAATGTTGTAAAAAGTAA
- a CDS encoding Ade8 phosphoribosylglycinamide formyl-transferase, which yields MPLNITVLISGSGTNLQALIDAQNDGNLPNGEITQVVSSSSTAYGLTRAEKSKIPTKVHALKDYYKGIPKEATDERKAKREQFNIDLANLLIYGSVDKSKEDEEYTKPDLIVCAGWMLILAPSVLKPLEEAGITIINLHPALPGAFDGTHAIDRCWKAGQDGEITEGGVMIHKVIAEVDRGEPILVKKLELKKGEPLEEYEERVHKVEHVAIVEGTNKILEELILTKKLDKLIL from the coding sequence ATGCCATTGAATATCACTGTATTGATATCAGGCTCAGGTACAAATTTACAAGCTTTAATAGATGCACAAAATGATGGCAATTTACCCAACGGTGAAATAACCCAAGTCGTCTCATCATCAAGCACTGCTTACGGTTTAACAAGAGCTGAGAAGAGTAAGATTCCAACCAAAGTTCATGCGTTAAAAGATTACTATAAAGGTATTCCCAAGGAGGCAACCGATGAGAGGAAGGCAAAAAGAGAGCAGTTTAACATCGACTTGGCCAATCTTTTGATCTATGGGTCGGTTGACAAATCTaaagaggatgaagaaTACACCAAGCCTGATTTAATTGTTTGCGCAGGCTGGATGTTGATTTTAGCCCCATCAGTATTGAAACCATTGGAGGAGGCAGGAATCACTATCATAAATCTACACCCAGCTTTACCTGGTGCTTTTGATGGTACACATGCCATTGATCGTTGTTGGAAAGCCGGTCAAGATGGCGAAATTACCGAAGGAGGAGTTATGATCCACAAAGTTATTGCCGAGGTTGATCGTGGTGAACCTATATTGGTTAAGAAATTAGAGTTAAAGAAGGGCGAACCGTTGGAAGAATACGAGGAAAGAGTACATAAAGTGGAACATGTAGCTATTGTTGAAGGCACCAACAAGATATTGGAAGagttgatattgacaaAGAAGCTAGATAAACTCATTCTATAG